The region GCAGCTGGGTGTACGGATGGTGCGGATCGTCGAGCACCCGGTCGGTTAACCCACTTTCCACCACCTGGCCCTGCTTCATCACCAGCAGACGGTCCGCCAGCAGGCGCGCAACGCCTAAATCGTGGGTGACAATCACCACCGCGAGGTTCAGCTCCACCACCAGGCCGCGCAGCAGGTCGAGCAGGCGCGCCTGCACGGAGACGTCCAGCCCGCCGGTGGGTTCATCCATAAATACCAGCTTCGGATGGGTGACCAGGTTGCGCGCAATCTGCAGGCGCTGCTGCATCCCGCCGGAGAAGGTCGTCGGCAGGTCGTCGATGCGCGAGGCGGGGATTTCCACCTCTTCCAGCCAGTGCTGGGCGGTAGCGCGGATATTGCCGTAGTGGCGCGCGCCGGTGGCCATCAGGCGTTCACCGATGTTGCCCCCGGCGGAGACCTGACGGCGCAGGCCGTCCATCGGGTGCTGATGCACCACGCCCCACTCGGTGCGCAGCAGGCGGCGGCGCTCGGCCTCGCTCATGCCGTACAGCGAGGCGCCCTCATACAAAATGTCGCCGTTCTGCGGCGTCAGGCGCGCGGAGATGGACTTCAGCAGGGTGGTTTTGCCGGAGCCGGACTCGCCGACGATCCCCAGCACTTCGCCCGGCCACAGCTCGAACGACACGTCGCTAAAGCCTTTGCCCGGCGCATACAGGTGAGTCAGGTTATTAACCGAAAGCAGCGGTTTCATTGGCCGTTCGCCTCGCTCTGTTGGCGGCAGTAATCGGTGTCGGAGCAGACAAACATCCGTTTGCCCGTATCGTCCAGCACCACTTCGTCCAGATAGCTGTGTTTGGATCCGCAGATGGCGCACGGCTCGTCCCACTCCTGCACCGTAAACGGGTG is a window of Enterobacter cloacae complex sp. ECNIH7 DNA encoding:
- the phnK gene encoding phosphonate C-P lyase system protein PhnK: MKPLLSVNNLTHLYAPGKGFSDVSFELWPGEVLGIVGESGSGKTTLLKSISARLTPQNGDILYEGASLYGMSEAERRRLLRTEWGVVHQHPMDGLRRQVSAGGNIGERLMATGARHYGNIRATAQHWLEEVEIPASRIDDLPTTFSGGMQQRLQIARNLVTHPKLVFMDEPTGGLDVSVQARLLDLLRGLVVELNLAVVIVTHDLGVARLLADRLLVMKQGQVVESGLTDRVLDDPHHPYTQLLVSSVLQN